One window of Aliarcobacter lanthieri genomic DNA carries:
- a CDS encoding shikimate dehydrogenase, whose product MKKFCIFGDPVAHSKSPQMQNAGFEYLNFNGFYEKYHLKNGDLIKEEFLKNAYSGANITVPHKEKAFKNADIVKGIAQKIEAVNTYILEDGKIVAYNTDAPGFLKAIESFGQIYNVLILGAGGTAKAIALALQEKNINVTVLNRSQGKLEFFKNHNIKSFSFDDFEKNNFKNEKFDLVVNSTSAGLKDDFLPVPKEILENILSKSSFAFDCIYGKMTPFLALAKNLDNKIKDGEDMLLYQGVLAFELFTNTKADNRVVEAMRKGLKEE is encoded by the coding sequence ATGAAAAAGTTTTGTATATTTGGTGACCCAGTTGCTCACTCAAAATCTCCACAAATGCAAAACGCAGGTTTTGAATACTTAAATTTTAATGGATTTTATGAAAAGTATCACTTAAAAAATGGTGATTTAATAAAAGAAGAGTTTCTAAAAAATGCTTATAGTGGAGCGAATATTACTGTTCCTCACAAAGAAAAAGCATTTAAAAATGCTGACATTGTAAAAGGAATAGCACAAAAAATAGAAGCTGTAAATACTTATATTTTAGAGGATGGTAAGATTGTAGCATATAATACTGATGCACCTGGATTTTTAAAAGCTATTGAAAGTTTTGGACAAATATATAATGTACTAATATTAGGTGCTGGAGGAACAGCAAAAGCAATAGCCTTAGCTTTACAAGAAAAAAACATCAATGTAACAGTTTTAAATAGAAGTCAAGGGAAATTAGAGTTTTTTAAAAATCACAATATAAAATCTTTCTCTTTTGATGATTTTGAAAAAAACAATTTCAAAAATGAAAAGTTTGATTTAGTTGTAAACTCTACAAGTGCTGGGTTAAAAGATGATTTTCTACCAGTACCAAAAGAGATTTTAGAAAATATATTAAGTAAATCATCTTTTGCTTTTGATTGTATATATGGGAAAATGACACCATTCCTAGCTCTTGCCAAAAATTTAGATAATAAAATAAAAGATGGTGAAGATATGCTTTTGTATCAAGGTGTTTTAGCATTTGAATTATTTACAAATACAAAGGCTGATAATAGGGTAGTTGAAGCAATGAGAAAAGGTTTAAAAGAAGAATAA
- a CDS encoding class I SAM-dependent methyltransferase codes for MSRFDERAKDWDKKQISLDKSEACLKHLKDTIDFSKIKNILDYGCGTGLIAFDLVNSSNEVLGLDSSTGMVEEFNKKAKDKNLLNIKAQIHDISNDNLEENSFDLIVISMSLHHIENLEIFFEKSFKALRKGGYLCVNDLEKEDGTFHKKHNNTGVYHFGFTQEELEKISLKVGFIKFLYERVFIYKRDYGDFPIFNFYAKKGNL; via the coding sequence TTGAGTAGATTTGATGAAAGAGCAAAAGACTGGGATAAGAAACAAATAAGTCTTGATAAAAGCGAAGCTTGTTTAAAACATCTAAAAGATACTATAGATTTTTCAAAAATAAAGAATATACTCGATTATGGTTGTGGAACAGGACTAATAGCTTTTGATTTAGTAAATAGTTCAAATGAAGTTTTAGGTCTTGATAGTTCAACTGGAATGGTAGAAGAGTTTAATAAAAAAGCAAAAGATAAAAACTTATTAAATATAAAGGCTCAAATACATGATATTTCAAATGATAATTTGGAAGAAAATAGTTTTGATTTAATAGTTATTTCTATGTCTCTTCACCATATAGAAAATCTTGAAATATTTTTTGAAAAGAGCTTTAAAGCTTTGAGAAAAGGTGGCTATCTTTGTGTAAATGATTTAGAAAAAGAAGATGGAACTTTTCATAAAAAACACAATAATACTGGAGTTTATCACTTTGGATTTACACAAGAGGAATTAGAAAAAATATCTTTAAAAGTAGGATTTATTAAATTCTTATATGAAAGAGTTTTTATTTATAAAAGAGATTATGGAGATTTTCCAATATTTAATTTTTATGCAAAGAAAGGTAATTTATGA
- the pgeF gene encoding peptidoglycan editing factor PgeF, translating into MKIIYDFTTSNDGNLAFHVGDDEKNVIRNRQNLALKMGYDYNKLIYMNQTHGNNIQIVDKNSFNLMENCDGIITNCKNLPLMVMVADCIPILMFDEKKGVIAAVHAGRNSTFLKIVQITIQKMIDEFDCKVVDIKVVLGASIQKCCYEVSSELAFIVENSFGKEFVNGRNIDLQGINKKLLIEMGITNIEISSICTKCSNKPYFSYRKDKNTGRFAGIIFVDS; encoded by the coding sequence ATGAAAATAATTTATGATTTTACAACATCAAATGATGGAAATTTAGCTTTTCATGTTGGTGATGATGAAAAAAATGTAATAAGAAATAGACAAAACTTAGCTTTGAAAATGGGATATGACTATAATAAATTAATTTATATGAATCAAACACATGGAAACAATATTCAAATAGTTGATAAAAACTCTTTTAACCTTATGGAAAATTGTGATGGCATCATCACAAACTGTAAAAATTTACCACTTATGGTAATGGTTGCAGATTGTATTCCTATTTTAATGTTTGATGAAAAAAAAGGAGTTATTGCAGCTGTTCATGCTGGAAGAAACTCAACGTTTTTAAAAATAGTTCAAATTACAATACAAAAAATGATCGATGAATTTGATTGTAAAGTAGTAGATATAAAAGTAGTTTTAGGAGCAAGTATTCAAAAATGTTGCTATGAAGTAAGCTCTGAATTAGCTTTTATTGTAGAAAACTCTTTTGGAAAAGAGTTTGTAAATGGTAGAAATATAGATTTACAAGGAATAAATAAAAAACTTTTAATAGAAATGGGAATAACAAATATAGAAATATCATCTATTTGTACTAAGTGCTCAAACAAGCCATATTTTTCATATAGAAAAGATAAAAATACAGGACGATTTGCTGGAATAATTTTTGTAGATAGCTAA
- a CDS encoding malic enzyme-like NAD(P)-binding protein yields the protein MIKITKEEALEYHEFPKAGKLSVETTKRFKSRQDLSLAYTPGVAYPCEEIRNNPLDAYKYTTKRNLVAVISNGTAVLGLGNIGALASKPVMEGKAVLFKEFGKVDSFDIEVEEKDIDKFCEVVKAISPTFGGINLEDIKAPECFDIEDKLTQELEIPVMHDDQHGTAIITSAALLNASELLNIKLEDMKIIVVGAGAAGIASAKMYKELGVKNIAMIDSKGVINKKRDDLNKFKREFISDYDTLEEAFTDANMVLGLSRPNSFTLEHIKLMNDEPIIFSLANPIPEVFPEDIKTVKPNAIIGTGRSDYPNQVNNVLGFPFIFRGALDVQSRMINMTMKIAAAKAIASLAKEPVTEEIKAIFGDLEYSKDYIIPTPFDKRLFIEVSSAVAFAAVETKVARVKEFNLEKYKEELRASL from the coding sequence ATGATAAAAATTACAAAAGAAGAAGCTTTAGAATACCACGAATTTCCAAAGGCAGGAAAACTTAGTGTTGAAACAACAAAAAGATTTAAAAGTAGACAAGATTTAAGTTTAGCTTATACTCCAGGAGTTGCATATCCTTGTGAAGAGATTAGGAATAATCCATTAGATGCTTATAAATATACAACAAAAAGAAATTTAGTTGCAGTTATTTCAAATGGAACAGCAGTTTTAGGGCTTGGAAATATTGGTGCATTAGCATCAAAACCTGTTATGGAAGGTAAAGCTGTATTATTTAAAGAGTTTGGAAAAGTTGATTCTTTTGATATTGAAGTTGAAGAAAAAGATATTGATAAATTTTGTGAAGTTGTAAAAGCAATAAGTCCTACTTTTGGAGGAATAAATCTTGAAGATATCAAAGCACCAGAGTGTTTTGATATAGAAGATAAACTTACACAAGAACTTGAAATTCCAGTTATGCATGATGATCAACATGGAACAGCTATAATTACAAGTGCTGCCCTCTTAAATGCAAGTGAACTTTTAAATATAAAATTAGAAGATATGAAAATAATTGTTGTAGGAGCAGGGGCAGCAGGAATTGCAAGTGCTAAAATGTATAAAGAATTAGGTGTTAAAAATATAGCAATGATTGATTCAAAAGGTGTTATAAATAAGAAAAGAGATGATCTAAATAAATTTAAAAGAGAATTTATAAGTGATTATGATACTTTAGAAGAAGCATTTACAGATGCAAATATGGTTTTAGGACTTTCTCGTCCAAATAGCTTTACTTTAGAACATATAAAGTTAATGAATGACGAACCTATTATTTTCTCTTTAGCAAATCCAATACCAGAAGTTTTTCCTGAAGATATAAAAACTGTAAAACCAAATGCAATTATAGGTACAGGAAGATCAGATTATCCTAATCAAGTAAATAATGTTTTAGGTTTTCCTTTTATCTTTAGAGGAGCTTTAGATGTTCAATCAAGAATGATTAATATGACTATGAAAATTGCAGCTGCAAAAGCTATAGCTTCTTTAGCAAAAGAGCCGGTAACAGAAGAAATAAAAGCAATATTTGGAGATTTAGAGTATTCAAAAGATTACATTATTCCAACACCATTTGATAAAAGACTTTTTATAGAAGTTTCAAGTGCCGTAGCATTTGCTGCTGTTGAAACAAAAGTTGCTAGAGTAAAAGAGTTTAATTTAGAAAAGTACAAAGAAGAACTAAGAGCTAGTTTATAG
- the purU gene encoding formyltetrahydrofolate deformylase yields the protein MEQYILLISTQDEKGLIYNISKVLFANNINIEQNAEYVDPETKNFFMRSILTGKISENILLKELKEVLPEGSLIKLNKKSKKDVVLLATKESHVLGDLLIRYVSGELNANIKAVIANHDTLKNLVEKFDIPFICISAENISRDEHESKMIEQISQFNPDIIVLAKYMRILTAKFVEKFNGKVLNIHHSFLPAFIGANPYKQAYERGVKIIGATAHYVTNDLDEGPIIYQDVVRVDHSYSWEDMRNAGRNVEKVVLSNAFELLLHDRVFVHRNKTVIL from the coding sequence ATGGAACAATATATACTTTTAATATCTACTCAAGATGAAAAAGGACTTATTTATAATATTTCAAAAGTTCTTTTTGCAAATAATATAAATATTGAACAAAATGCTGAATATGTAGATCCAGAAACAAAGAATTTTTTTATGAGAAGTATTTTAACTGGGAAAATCTCTGAAAATATTTTATTAAAAGAATTAAAAGAGGTTTTACCTGAAGGGTCATTAATAAAATTAAATAAAAAGTCAAAAAAAGATGTTGTTCTTCTTGCTACAAAAGAGAGCCATGTTTTAGGTGATTTACTTATTAGATATGTTTCTGGTGAACTAAATGCAAATATAAAAGCAGTTATTGCAAATCATGATACATTAAAAAATTTAGTTGAGAAATTTGATATTCCATTTATCTGTATAAGTGCTGAAAATATAAGTCGCGATGAGCATGAATCTAAAATGATAGAACAAATATCTCAATTTAATCCAGACATTATAGTTTTAGCAAAATATATGAGAATTTTAACAGCTAAATTTGTAGAAAAATTCAATGGAAAAGTCTTAAATATTCACCACTCATTTTTACCAGCATTTATTGGCGCAAATCCATATAAACAAGCTTATGAAAGAGGTGTTAAAATAATAGGAGCAACAGCTCACTATGTAACAAACGATTTAGATGAAGGTCCAATTATATATCAAGATGTTGTAAGGGTTGATCATAGCTACTCTTGGGAAGATATGAGAAATGCAGGACGAAATGTAGAAAAAGTTGTATTATCAAATGCTTTTGAACTTCTTTTACATGATAGAGTTTTTGTTCACAGAAATAAAACGGTGATTTTATAA
- a CDS encoding tRNA (cytidine(34)-2'-O)-methyltransferase: MFNIVLHEPRIPGNVGTIGRLCFALDCKLHLIKPYGFGEITEKEVRRAGLDYWFDLEVFEYENIEDFWNKNPFNSRHFFATTKTTKIYFEEKFEVGDYFYFGREDAGLPQYILNKSMKACITIPMTNSARSLNMANSVSIIAYEALRQNFVNFTIK; this comes from the coding sequence ATGTTTAATATCGTACTTCATGAACCAAGAATTCCAGGAAATGTAGGAACTATTGGAAGATTGTGTTTTGCATTGGATTGTAAACTTCATTTGATAAAACCTTATGGTTTTGGTGAAATAACTGAAAAAGAGGTTCGTCGTGCTGGACTTGATTATTGGTTTGATTTAGAGGTTTTTGAGTATGAAAATATAGAAGATTTTTGGAATAAGAATCCATTTAATAGTAGACATTTTTTTGCTACAACAAAAACAACTAAAATATATTTTGAAGAAAAATTTGAAGTAGGTGATTATTTTTATTTTGGAAGAGAAGATGCTGGACTTCCTCAATATATTTTAAATAAAAGTATGAAAGCTTGCATAACTATTCCTATGACAAATAGTGCAAGAAGTTTAAATATGGCAAATTCTGTATCAATCATAGCTTACGAAGCTTTGAGGCAAAACTTCGTAAATTTTACAATTAAATAA
- a CDS encoding Na/Pi cotransporter family protein produces MVKNILISFILILLGYVVVAYENFTVILSGIAIFIIGMFFMQDGFKQLSGGILEKLLQKFTSNTLYAILTGFLSTSIVQSSTIISLVVISFLSAELLTLVQGIGIIFGSNLGSTTTAWIVSSLGVDVKISAYAFPMIVFGVILRFFKSNTSKGTGNVLLGLGFIFLGIAYMKDGFDVMKNSIDLASYAMDGYIGIIVYILIGIIVTVVIQSSAATLAIVITALNADSITYVNALALAIGANVGTTLTAILASFTSNENGKRVALVHFIFNIVSATFITIFIFNFKDLVDFLAPYLGISDKNYGMKLALFHTIFSAIGILLLTPFIPLLVRLSEKLIKKKVSSASKPKYLNPSVIQNPDAALVSIRKEIINLYENCQKAMLHALNFHTTNLTKESLQTQIAKDFTIIDTNLDEIYQTNLKSLYSEIIQYSSFAQENMFDFQHTEMGELKRSASLIVEVLKDTRDIQKNVNFYLKSKNEYIKEEYNILRREIAEILIDINTLANLENDADKLTQLEVIKNELTQNDLASSEEIDSLIREDKIKATMATSYMNDSATGYSIQKKLVEVANILFMHNDLLKQIGETNNETK; encoded by the coding sequence TTGGTAAAGAATATTCTTATTTCTTTTATTTTAATACTCTTAGGGTATGTAGTTGTTGCTTATGAAAACTTTACTGTTATTTTAAGTGGTATTGCCATATTTATAATTGGTATGTTTTTTATGCAAGATGGATTTAAACAGCTTTCAGGTGGTATTTTAGAAAAACTTTTACAGAAGTTTACTAGTAATACTTTATATGCTATTCTAACTGGATTTTTATCAACATCAATAGTTCAAAGTTCAACTATCATTTCACTTGTTGTAATATCTTTTTTAAGTGCTGAGTTACTAACATTAGTACAAGGGATAGGAATTATTTTTGGTTCAAACCTTGGAAGTACAACAACAGCTTGGATTGTTTCAAGTTTAGGAGTTGATGTAAAAATATCTGCTTATGCCTTCCCTATGATTGTATTTGGTGTAATTTTAAGATTTTTTAAATCAAATACTTCTAAAGGAACAGGAAATGTGCTTTTAGGCTTAGGTTTTATTTTCCTTGGAATTGCATATATGAAAGATGGTTTCGATGTTATGAAAAATTCTATCGATTTAGCCTCTTATGCAATGGATGGTTATATTGGAATTATTGTTTATATTCTAATTGGTATTATTGTAACAGTAGTAATTCAATCAAGTGCAGCAACTTTAGCTATTGTTATTACAGCTTTAAATGCGGATAGTATCACATATGTAAATGCTTTAGCTTTAGCTATTGGAGCAAATGTTGGTACAACTTTAACAGCTATATTGGCATCATTTACTTCAAATGAAAATGGTAAAAGAGTTGCTTTAGTTCATTTTATTTTCAATATTGTTTCTGCCACATTTATAACAATATTTATATTCAACTTTAAAGATTTGGTAGACTTCTTAGCACCTTATTTAGGAATTAGTGATAAAAACTATGGAATGAAACTAGCACTATTCCATACCATATTTAGTGCAATTGGAATTTTACTTTTAACACCATTTATTCCATTATTAGTAAGATTATCTGAAAAACTTATTAAGAAAAAAGTATCTTCAGCTTCTAAACCAAAATATCTTAATCCATCAGTTATTCAAAACCCTGATGCTGCTTTGGTATCTATTAGAAAAGAGATTATAAATTTATATGAAAATTGCCAAAAAGCAATGCTTCATGCACTAAATTTTCACACAACAAATCTTACAAAAGAGAGTTTACAAACTCAAATTGCAAAAGATTTTACTATTATTGATACAAATTTAGATGAGATATATCAAACAAATTTAAAGTCTCTTTATAGTGAGATTATTCAATATTCATCTTTTGCACAAGAAAATATGTTTGATTTTCAACACACAGAAATGGGAGAATTAAAGAGGAGTGCCTCATTAATTGTTGAAGTTTTAAAAGATACAAGAGATATTCAGAAAAATGTAAACTTTTATTTAAAAAGTAAAAATGAATATATAAAAGAAGAGTATAATATTTTAAGAAGAGAAATTGCTGAAATTTTAATTGATATTAATACATTAGCAAATTTAGAAAATGATGCTGATAAATTAACTCAACTTGAAGTTATAAAAAATGAATTAACACAAAATGACTTAGCAAGTTCAGAAGAAATAGATTCATTGATTAGGGAAGATAAAATAAAAGCAACTATGGCAACATCTTATATGAATGATAGTGCAACAGGTTATTCTATACAGAAAAAACTTGTAGAAGTTGCAAATATTTTATTTATGCACAATGACTTATTAAAACAAATAGGAGAAACAAACAATGAAACTAAGTAA
- a CDS encoding response regulator transcription factor: MFNILILEDDLLFASTLEDILIEEGYFVDLAKNSKEALDFNYEKNYDLYLFDINLSGQNGIELLKDLRDSEDLTPTIFISSYKDKDIIKNAYINGCDDYIRKPLDLDELLLKIRAILKRFNKGLETIKLKDDLFIDPIERRVYKNNLDLEIPQKIVELLLIFLENKNKIVTKEMIIQRLWNTSQNYSEGSIRVYVTKIKKLLNCKDCIKNIKSIGYKFEL; the protein is encoded by the coding sequence ATGTTTAATATTTTAATATTAGAAGATGACTTGCTTTTTGCAAGTACTTTAGAAGATATATTGATAGAAGAGGGCTATTTCGTAGATTTAGCAAAAAATTCTAAAGAGGCATTAGATTTTAACTATGAAAAAAATTATGACCTTTATTTATTTGATATAAATTTATCTGGACAAAATGGCATAGAACTATTAAAAGATTTAAGAGATAGTGAAGATTTAACTCCAACAATTTTTATAAGTTCATATAAAGATAAAGATATAATTAAAAATGCTTATATAAATGGTTGTGATGATTATATAAGGAAACCTTTAGATTTAGATGAACTTCTTCTTAAAATTAGAGCTATTTTGAAAAGATTTAATAAAGGTTTAGAAACTATAAAATTAAAAGATGATCTTTTTATTGATCCAATAGAAAGAAGAGTTTATAAAAATAATTTAGATTTAGAAATACCACAAAAAATTGTTGAACTTCTTTTGATTTTTTTAGAAAATAAAAATAAAATTGTGACAAAAGAGATGATTATACAAAGACTTTGGAATACTTCTCAAAATTATAGTGAAGGTTCTATTCGAGTATATGTAACAAAAATTAAAAAGTTACTGAATTGTAAAGATTGTATAAAAAATATAAAATCTATTGGTTATAAATTTGAACTTTAA
- a CDS encoding sensor histidine kinase → MITQVVTFSLFYFLVYKLEFFKSDIWTIVFFSIFELLIFFLLSKEVLEPIFKSEDNIKKTIKNTLHELNIPVSTIKLNLDLLRDLKEEKHLKRVERIKKANENLIKLYNNMEYELKKELEKVDLEEFYFEDALKNSLEKFEEQLEKITLDINIENPTIYCDYFGFIIVLDNLLSNAIKYNLDNNPYIKIEQKDYILSIYNHGTQILPENIMLVFERYFQENSLNKGYGIGLTVVKEFCDKYKISININPQEQGNTIVLNLKNIIK, encoded by the coding sequence TTGATAACACAAGTTGTAACTTTTAGTTTATTCTATTTCTTAGTTTATAAACTAGAATTTTTTAAATCTGATATTTGGACTATTGTATTTTTTTCAATTTTTGAACTTTTAATCTTTTTTTTACTATCGAAAGAAGTTTTAGAACCAATTTTTAAAAGTGAAGATAATATTAAAAAAACTATTAAAAATACCCTTCATGAGTTGAATATTCCAGTTTCTACTATAAAATTAAATTTAGATTTATTAAGGGATTTAAAAGAAGAAAAACATTTAAAAAGAGTAGAAAGAATAAAAAAAGCAAATGAAAATCTAATAAAATTATATAATAATATGGAATATGAGTTAAAAAAAGAGTTAGAAAAAGTTGATTTAGAAGAGTTCTATTTTGAAGATGCACTTAAAAATTCTCTTGAAAAATTTGAAGAACAACTTGAGAAGATAACTTTGGATATAAATATAGAAAATCCTACTATTTATTGTGATTATTTTGGTTTTATTATAGTTTTAGATAATCTTTTATCAAATGCTATTAAATATAATTTAGATAATAATCCATATATTAAAATAGAGCAAAAAGATTATATATTGTCTATATATAATCATGGAACACAAATATTACCAGAGAATATTATGTTGGTTTTTGAAAGATATTTCCAAGAAAATTCTTTAAATAAAGGCTATGGAATAGGGCTAACAGTCGTAAAAGAATTTTGTGATAAGTATAAAATATCTATAAATATTAATCCTCAAGAGCAAGGAAACACTATAGTATTAAATTTGAAAAATATTATAAAGTAA
- a CDS encoding TonB-dependent receptor, which yields MKRKICYSLIICNSLIANETTTLTEISIVEKTNSKLINDISKEELKSADLAEALIKSSPNISIVRRNGIANDIILRGQKKDNINVLIDSAKIYGACPNRMDPPTSHILTNNIESLKIIEGPYDVENFGTLSGLVKVETIEPKDGINGEINLNAGSFGYKKASTTVSGGNNKIKALISASIEKSKAYKDGNGDNFLEQQIKKDVPLATQYKNSNIDAFEKKSVLSKLQFNLTDNQDLKLSYTANRSDGVLYPAGPMDADYDDSDIYTIGYTIRELGGLSKELNLDYYYSKVDHPMSGQLRNGGAMPTYMTNHLKTSIWGATVKNSLEVADSLLTFGIDTSRRNWEGGMYMTNRNTGVTTPNPTMNKMYDTDTNNKAAFTKLEKSFASFDLETGFRYDYTDIQTQRPNVDDKKFVSFNGYIFGTYNINKQNKIFAGVGKSSRVPDARELYQQTTSSNPNLNQTKNYEIDFGYEANIGNLNIRPKIFYSELKDYIYNSGIFENIDAKIYGADISGYYYFTDNFSFDFGLAYLKGKKDGNYSGKDKDLAEIPPLKTNLALNYQYQQAKFKAEVIAVDRWKDFDESAKEQELAGYTVVNLKYSQELFKNFELTLGVDNLFDKVYNSTNTYQDIRFVEVGGEQILFNDPGRYGYVNLKYSF from the coding sequence ATGAAGAGAAAGATATGTTATTCACTAATAATTTGTAATTCTTTAATTGCCAACGAAACTACAACTTTAACAGAGATTAGTATAGTTGAAAAGACAAATTCAAAGCTTATAAATGATATTAGCAAGGAAGAGTTAAAAAGTGCAGATTTAGCAGAAGCTTTGATTAAGAGTTCTCCTAATATCTCCATTGTTAGAAGAAATGGTATTGCAAATGATATTATATTAAGAGGACAAAAAAAAGACAATATTAATGTTTTAATAGATAGTGCAAAAATATATGGAGCTTGTCCAAATAGAATGGATCCACCAACTTCTCATATTCTAACAAATAATATAGAAAGTTTAAAAATCATAGAAGGTCCTTACGATGTTGAAAACTTTGGAACTTTAAGTGGATTAGTAAAAGTTGAAACTATTGAACCAAAAGATGGAATAAATGGTGAAATAAATCTAAATGCTGGAAGTTTTGGATATAAAAAAGCAAGTACAACTGTTAGTGGAGGTAATAACAAAATAAAAGCTTTGATTTCGGCTTCTATTGAAAAAAGTAAAGCATATAAAGATGGAAATGGTGATAACTTTTTAGAGCAGCAAATAAAAAAAGATGTTCCATTAGCTACACAATATAAAAATTCAAATATTGATGCTTTTGAGAAAAAAAGTGTTTTATCAAAACTTCAATTTAATCTAACAGATAATCAAGATTTAAAACTATCATATACAGCAAATAGAAGTGATGGAGTATTATATCCAGCAGGACCTATGGATGCCGATTATGACGATAGTGATATTTATACTATTGGATATACTATTAGAGAGTTAGGAGGATTATCAAAAGAACTTAATTTAGATTATTACTACTCAAAAGTAGATCATCCTATGAGTGGACAATTAAGAAATGGTGGAGCAATGCCAACTTATATGACAAACCACTTAAAAACTTCAATTTGGGGAGCAACAGTTAAAAACTCTTTAGAAGTTGCTGATTCTTTACTAACTTTTGGAATTGATACAAGTAGAAGAAATTGGGAAGGTGGAATGTATATGACAAATAGAAATACTGGTGTAACTACTCCAAATCCAACTATGAATAAAATGTATGATACCGATACAAATAATAAAGCAGCTTTTACTAAGTTAGAAAAATCATTTGCTTCTTTTGATTTAGAAACTGGTTTTAGATATGACTATACAGATATACAAACACAAAGACCAAATGTAGATGATAAAAAATTTGTAAGCTTCAATGGATATATTTTTGGTACATACAATATAAATAAACAAAACAAAATTTTTGCAGGTGTTGGTAAATCTTCAAGAGTTCCAGATGCTAGAGAACTTTATCAACAAACAACATCTTCAAATCCAAATTTAAATCAAACAAAAAACTATGAAATAGATTTTGGATATGAAGCAAATATTGGAAACTTAAATATAAGACCAAAGATTTTCTATTCTGAATTAAAAGATTATATTTACAATAGTGGAATTTTTGAAAATATAGATGCTAAAATATATGGAGCGGATATTAGTGGATATTACTACTTTACAGATAATTTTTCATTTGATTTTGGTCTTGCTTACTTAAAAGGTAAAAAAGATGGAAATTATAGTGGAAAGGACAAAGATTTAGCAGAAATCCCACCTTTAAAAACAAATTTAGCTTTAAACTACCAATACCAACAAGCAAAATTTAAAGCAGAAGTAATAGCTGTTGATAGATGGAAAGATTTTGATGAAAGTGCTAAAGAGCAAGAGTTAGCTGGATATACTGTTGTGAATTTAAAATATTCGCAAGAGTTATTTAAAAACTTTGAATTAACTTTGGGAGTTGATAATTTATTTGATAAAGTTTATAACTCTACAAATACTTATCAAGATATTAGATTTGTTGAGGTTGGTGGAGAACAAATATTGTTTAATGATCCAGGTAGATATGGATATGTAAATTTAAAATACTCTTTTTAA
- a CDS encoding NfeD family protein produces MQTLITLSAFDFYILFAMAIILITLEIFLYSFVVIWFALGFVIVGFISLFYHFESAIWQLAIVSIISLIFLFLYRKKLLIRFAKSQRVVKDNFFDEKGIGEIKNSKVFYKGTFWEIDSSLNENDFIEREKVEVLKISNNQALIKKR; encoded by the coding sequence ATGCAAACACTAATAACTCTTAGTGCATTTGATTTTTATATACTTTTTGCAATGGCAATTATTTTAATAACTTTAGAAATATTTTTATACTCTTTTGTTGTTATTTGGTTTGCTTTAGGATTTGTTATAGTTGGGTTTATAAGCCTATTTTATCATTTTGAAAGTGCAATATGGCAATTAGCAATAGTTTCTATAATATCTTTAATATTTCTATTTTTATATAGAAAAAAACTTTTGATTAGGTTCGCAAAATCACAAAGAGTAGTAAAAGACAATTTTTTTGATGAAAAAGGTATAGGTGAAATAAAAAATTCTAAAGTATTTTATAAAGGAACTTTTTGGGAAATTGATTCTTCTTTAAATGAAAATGATTTTATTGAAAGAGAGAAAGTTGAAGTCTTAAAAATCTCAAATAATCAAGCTTTAATAAAAAAGAGGTAA